In the genome of Rhopalosiphum padi isolate XX-2018 chromosome 1, ASM2088224v1, whole genome shotgun sequence, the window GGTCAAtggttatgaatgttatgatccAACGTGTAATATCTGGCCTAATaggataattttacaaatttcaacaatgatgaatgataattatatagaaacGGTAATCGAAACACATCCAATTTTGCGAAGGGCAtagttgtattgtttttttgttaagttattatgtttttttcataCCTACTCACATGTAAATGGATACAATGGTTTTCCACAAAACCACACGAGGAAAGTTTATTGTTCCAAAACTTTTAgctttttatcaaattatatgaattttatagtCTAAAAAATGTAgccatatattatactcgatatttttgaatttccgTAGGTTCGACATGAACGACGTTGTTTGAaacttacaaacatttttattatttataacgataCGCTTTCTTATCATTGACATTCCCCGAAATTTATTCATTATCAATCACTAGTACACTATACAGTGTCATACTATTGTCATGTTTTATAACAAAACGAAACGAAACaacactgtattataatttatagtattaaattatattgtattgtatccGTTCTGAACTTGGactacacattaaaataaaaaataaaacaatagttgataaaatattcaacGAAAACgcaactgtataataattattttcgtgtTCCAGTGGCGTGTGAGTGGCTTGGTTTATTTGAacgttataataacaatagtggGGTGGGTGACAGCACATGGATTTTCTTCGAAGTCCCCGGTGTTCAACGTGTCCAATCACCTTGGGCGTACGGCGGTTCGCTGTTCGTGTGCAATGCGTATTGACCTCTGGCACtaagacaaaataaaacaataataataataatcgcacACACAAAAACCGTTTAATAATCAAGTATCGAGTCGAGCGATTATTATCGTACTGCAATGGACTTTTATCGAAATCATATGTATAACATTGTAATAGTATCGATTCGCACAGACGTCGGATGACTCGAATGCGGAGTTGcttgtattgttattatcgtcGAAGAATATTTTATCGTGATGCGACAACCTCTCACATTTTTAcggtattaatatatacatacacatataaatcgacccactaaaaatgtatattacgaaatcattaaaattgtttgattatCATTTTGATAACAACACTATTTTAATACCATAAATGGTATACCCAAATCATCGAATGATTTGAATTGTTTCAAAACAATTAATCGTAAGTTCCTCACTAGCAGAATAATATTTAGAGCTCCGTGGTTTTTAACTCTTAAAGTTTATCTATATATCTAATGTTCGACCCGAGACGTGCAGTCGTCAAGAATATAGCAAACTATGCGACAATACTATAATTTCGTATGTGATGAAAACGCAAAGACGACTGACAGTTATTATTGATACACCactgttattgatttattatattcattatatatcacAAAATAGTGTCACGTAAAAATGACGTCGAGCTCACCTGTGGTTCACACACTCTCCCATCAGCTCATAGTCGCCTCTACGGGGACATTTTCCAGAAAAGTAATCGAACACACTCGGACAAGGCCATGACCAGAATCCCGACACCGACCTGATGCTCTCGGCGAAGTAAGTTGGAGCCATATGATGATCACAATTGATAGGATCTgatgaaatatacaaaaaaaaaaaaaatttaatttacaatattacagcattattataataatgaccgATGATTCAAAGCTTGTTTACTGTTGTACGGAttgatgtttatatatattattattgcaacacggttgtttttttcattaatttttaaatacaattttgtttacatttttaacatttagaaactatttcaatttgttaaaggttatataatattttaaatcaaaaagtaattatttatttatttattttttttttttgaaatattggttttaaaaatattataattaatagtataatattataatattaatattgacataCTTCAAATTTTgttctaaaattataacattttaaacttatgtATAAgagaaataatatagtatattatgtggacgatcaatagtataataatatattaatatttacctactttaaaaaaaaccgttatttttccaaatttaaaaCACCACAACTAGAGATACTGGGAGATCCGAAATATTATCTCAGCATAAAACCCTTTTAAAAAAAACCGCCATCGAATCActctcttataatattatgtatacacgcaCTTGAACTGTTGTGGCAACCAGGTTGCGCTAATCCACCGTTGACATAGAAGTCTACGTCACCGCATGGCGCCAACTGGCCCTGGATCATTGCGTTCGTGTGTATCACGTCCACGAATTCGGCGTCGTTTCGATTCAGTCTACTGTTGAGGTGCGTGCTATAGAACAACGGCAGGGCCGGATCTAGTCCTGAAAGCAAAGCACTTTATATTGattactatatttgttatttaagatTACAGATATGAATACGTTATTCGTGCGTAACGAtaggaataattttcatattataacccGTCCGCAACACATTCACACATACACGCACACGCGCACAGATACACACAAGTACGTCGATTTGATAGCCGAACATATTGCGTACGAGtgttgtcaataattattaatattgcgtACGTGAGATGATGCAAGTTCGATTGACCCGATATGATATCGTAGCGTTCCTCGCTTGTTATTATATCGTCATCGATTATTTGTAGTAGGTTAGGTCTTGTTCTCTACTAGGCAGAACACACCTTATATGTGTTTGATAACTGACAGTCGTTTAAATTTACGTAAACAttgctatgtataatatgttatgtatactaTGTCTAGTTTGTGCAACTGTAGTGAGGTATTCTGAAATTTCGGTTTCTGCGAAGTTCATTTATTCGACATCGTGTACAAGTGATATTAAGACGAATACCCTTAAAAGTTCTGAATTCTAAAAcccaaatgatatattttattatactcacTCGATTTCTGTACACGAACCGACGAACCTCTATAACACCTGTGTATAATCGTCGCGatctttataattgtaatataatattatgttatcgctCACCCGTGATCCTTGGTAACTTGATGGGCTTCAGATATTTGGCCAGTTGACTGGCCAATTGGCCCCCTAGGCTGAATCCGATCACGTGCATCGCCTCTTCGGGCGCTTCCACCTCGGACAGCTCAATGATTTTACGCACGAACAAAGCAGTGCACTTCCCTACAGCCGGCAGATTGTACACCGCAGCGAAATAACACTCACGGGGCCCTGCCGAAACGTCACGGTAATCGATCATCCAGACGTTTATGTCTGACTGCATTAGGTATTCtgtagacaaaaataaaaaataaacatcgtCTCACAATGATAAATCATGTTTTGTAATATAAACCAAAACAACGCCCactgataaaattaaaagagaaaaaacgtgtccattatattattaatattacctttaatacctaatattaatattattaggtgaaattttttttctcaatatatgtttaaaaaaaaaaaaaaactaatcactGTTCTTAAAATTGTATGCTCATGATGTGGTTCTTTCAATGCGGTAGTAATACAAAAGAAGGGTAGTGGCATTGTCGAAAAAAACTTCCGAAAAATttagtacaatataaattaatttcaaaaagtttGGACTTTTAGACCAATAGACAATAATTTAGTGGACCAAACTCAGTACTCAGGTCAATTTTCAATACAAtgaatttaggtatattataataatagtttgtttttacataattataatacggcgttatgtttatgtaaaataggtacattaccGTGTTTTACAACACTATTTacgatttcaaattttaaatttatttcatagctTCGTCTgggtatattgtattaattaattttgttttaattaaactcccatcaatagtaaaaaaaaaatattttgaccttatGTCAAACTActgataaataattcaaaaaaaattttttctcaTTTACACGACAAGTAAAATATGGTGAGGTATTCAACAAGTCCATTATCCCAAATTCATCAGCACAATAACTGATCACTAATAactgccattttttttttgcattagcatgatattcaaaaaaaaaaaaaaaaatggtttcaacatttttataatttattgtactattgaaaaatatatttaattaagtattgaaATGATATCTAAAATTTGACATCAATAACATGTGTTTTGACGAAAAAATTCAATTTCTAGACtcgtaacaaattattattattgctgaaaataaattgatcgtaataattaaattgtaaagaaaatataataaattgacgtCTAAATTTAGGAAACATTTTTttgagagtataataataatataatattcactatgTGAATATAAGTGAAAAAAGATAGGTAAGTGAGTATTGATCTACTGCACATTATAGGTATTGTGTGAATCATTAtcatagatgtgttaaattttaattcaatggtattatatcattgtacacgaaaaacTGTTCTAAGTGAAAATGGTATatccacatattataatactaagtaataggtttttttatgtaaccaataaagacatttattttacttttgaaattatagtagattgatataatattttttcctaaaatatttcatttattatattattagcatttaattgttactaattaacataaaaatcatctttctttattttgattataaaattaagtaccatgacaaactaaatccaattttatGTTCAAAACCAGCctcattttttgaaaatcgaagAATTTTATCAACATACAATTTATCGACTATTCATTcccgaaaaaaaaacacatgataaaatcaatacattcatcgctctgtTCAGAATCTGAAAACCTACCATAATGACATAATAGTgtacataatttcataaaatattataaatagttcttAATATTGGaaactcaaaatctaaaactcaaacaattaagataatattaggtacaataaaaatagtcaataaattttaatttatactgataattttttagaaatttattcaacatgcatatataaaatatataataaattacagaaattaaatattgaaacaagTCATAAATCAAAATAGATTTAAGTGATATAACgaaatgtattgataaaaattttattatatttctatgttcacattaaatatgatttaaaatatttagcttaatattagattttattaaaaatattatacttattatacttttttaataaaaaaaaactacgagaaactcataaattattaaatttgatgaaaagttataaaataataaaatacatttatgaacACAATGTTAAGTTGAaagaagttattttattttatttttattaaaaactaagtgctatttttaaaatgacgATAAAAGCATTTAATTCTCAAAAgtgtaatgttttaaaaatgtcatattacTCAATCGCTGTACAATGCCTGCATTTttcaataagaataaaataccatcaaataaatttaataacattattccacgaaataataaagattttgaaaattaagtGTAACGCTTATGATATTTTTCTGTTATTGAATTGTTACTTGATTATTCTCAACAAAATTAAACagacaatattgtaataattgcattagaaatgttaatttaaattaataaatctgttttttaatttaaaacgtttcGAGTTATCATCAATTCGTGTGCATCTATAATtcacattaaaatatgatattatagcaACATATCCAACTATACTTTTGCTTTTATAGTTAAAACTCATTCAGTATACAAACGTTACCATTGCATatcatgaatattaaaaatttaattaattaacactcagaaattaaaatataaattgttgtactcttattacaaaattaaatagagattgagcatataatataatttaattatcatactaTATTAATGCAAAATCATTCGTAAAGAAAAAAGTTGTAACAACATACAGTTATGTcaatatagtgtattattgtatacagtatacttatactaaatataaacagttatgtatttgtattgtttaaattatatttatacatgtatataaatatttttgttatatgaattataataattacatttaatttgttaaaaaaaaaaatgaaacacttCTATTCAGCTTATaagagtatttatataattaacaagtaatgtcataaaaaaactgtttcacagattaaaaaaaaattaatttgagagtatattatattctatttataaaatacctacttatttgaaattaaaaaaaaaaataatgccttttacatatattttttttaatttcatttaagtcATTTGAGTTTAATGTTCAgttcaaacacatttttttcaaatttgattgcagtttttatttttattattttagtttcataTATAGTCTTCAACTGCTATATTTCACTatcaatatgaaattttaaggGATAAGAAATCTGTGTAAATTTGACgagtgtaaatataattaacactaTGTTCTTTATTGTTCAGAATAGATTATACCAAAGCGTTTAATCATGTCACAAACTATATAGAACAGATCAAGTTAAGCGGTtccatttcaattattatacatgcaaGTATAGAACACTGTTTTGTATTACATAAACTATCACAAGTCAAATGTATTTCAAAGACAATACGAACCGTTTTATTTTGCGCTCattgtaaatattgataataagaAATCTCGACAGAAGCAGCAACGATTTGCACGGATCATCAGTGCTACTacgaaattacatataatatttagtttgagTAGTTTGCAACTATATTGTTGATTAAAATCTATCATggctaattttaaaaaattgaaatattattttgtataattgtattcagGTTTTAAAAACGCGCAAGAaactatgttattaattttgagGATAGAATATTgtgtaactttaaaaaatgaaaattacattAAGTTCTATCTAAAACCGTTTGTTATCATTACCtatctaaagtaaaaatattaaactagcaAGGCCAAGTTCataagtcttaaaaaaaaattatttttgataaaaatgtggCAAACATCTTAAgttcgtgtattatattatcgagtCCAATCTCGTGCATATTtagcaaaatttatttttggtaaaaatgttatgaactaAAAAACGACTAATCTCGGATATATAATGCCCTTTATTcataacgtaaatattatattaccaatgCCATTCTCGTGAATTTTTGATCAAAATCGCAATACACGTTTTAGATAACTTTTCATTGGGTTACTGAAAATATTCGATATTCCTAACAATAGACTAGTTTTTTGTGCTTCTTgtaaatttggaaaaatttaGATCTGCCATCATAATTCTAAAACGATGATATGTGTTGTAATAAGACCGATTGACTGCGATAAGCACtctgaaatttatatatttcaaaacacaGCAATAAATTCATAAGTATATACTGTgtagtattattgtaatacacatCGCGATAGACcgaattaagtttatttaattgattaaatataagttCCAAGTATAAATAACCTTctgttttatcataataaattctaatagtTATTGTAATGTCGTTCCCAAAGTTTTAAACAGGTCTCTCTAAAGccgaaataaatttcaaatatgtatacgtatatcagTGGCATATTTACGGGGGGAGATTAGGAATATATATCTCTCCCCTTTATCCcccttttttttatacttatatggtTTTAGTTGTGTTTTTCCCGTGTATCACTTTAtcagtaggtaataaaattCTGGGACATTTGACATCAACGATTTTAGTCATATCTCCCCCCACaaaaaaatcctataaataCGCAactgacatatattatattatatacttattcgCTTTcttcaaatgtatattattgttcgatttttacagatttattaaaatatataaattcaacttTAATCgaaatcattgattttaaaacacAACTTTTCGAATCCATCAATGTCATTCGGGTTCAATAGCACTGATCGTTTTATATAGTATGAAATGTTACCAATTTTATACGATTTCTATTAAgaatgcaaataaaatatgcatgtaCCTATATCGATATCATTTCTTAGAAGAACTGACTACTGCGAAATAAttgtgattaatttaaattgtaatattaaaaaactaatcacgttttagaattttagatggACTGAAGTATTTGATTGtacaacttattattatattaccttatttaaaaataccatattctttgaaaaaaagcctaatgattaaaaaattatttaacttaaataagtagttaaatacaacgttataaaaaaatataaaacaatttttgagaatagttaaataaatattataaacagtcatttataaaacatatcattttttatttaatatttattgataagcaACTCAAGTGACCAATATTTAGTACGAATTTgactaaaaataagtttttcgagtatataaaatgacaataataataattctatattatctCATAAAGTTtgagtgattataatataataatttatactttagagTGAAACTGTAATACCACGAATATCGGATGACTTAAACAGATAAGAAATGTACTTGTGTAACGTATATTTTGTTTGAGAGGCACCTCTCATCAAATCTAATGAAGAGTTTGATGTAGAAAACTTTTTTGATGATATAATATCGTAACTATCCGTTTCGGCACTCatcgttatttaaatattgcaggTACAAGTGTGAAAATAACTCAACTCAGAATACGAAATTTAATCAGAAATAATCGAAATTTAATTTGAGTTCTATTGAATAAACGATGAAGCATCTATCCTAGTACAACATATACAAGAACTTATAAAGAACTGATATCAACTACTAATGAACGAATAACATTCATGCGGTAGGTTCTGACACTAGAAAACTACAAGCAGACTCAATAGCAAACGAAGCCACCTTATCTTAACTCATTGCACAGTAATAAAGCTAATAACGACTtcagataaaattaatattatcaaaaacaaaactatGGAAGCAACTATAGAAAAGCTGAAATAACTTTCgagttataaacaaatttagaaatataaatatcacattttcataaaaatgaaataagaaGTACTTAACGACCATTAAACATACGAGAGATAATAGGAAACATGTACTTGACTCACTTCTATCTGATTACCAACTCAAGCATGCGACACTTGCATTACGATCAATCGTATATTGTAATCAAATTCCAACGGAAAATCTTCAATAACCCAGTCTTACAGCCAACATGCATTCAACGAAGAAAACTCAAAatcaatctataatttttttatttatctacaatTTAAGCTATGAACAATTCgtgtatgaattattttaaaattaataataataataataataatatcgtggaGCGTGGAACGTGGCAAAActacattacctatatttttattataatagtacactATAACCTAATTTTATATGAACATAATACTTTATAGTGATTATAcattcatgtataataatatattgatatatccaTACTTATCAGATATTATAATACCGCGTCTGATTGCAGCAAGAAGTGCGCGTGTAATACGCATATCTGTACATACTACCGTTATACACAACGGTgtgtggtttattatttttattaatattattataaaagtgatTTAGTGATATGAGCCACTGGAATTACTTTTTTGTAATGGTGGCGTACATTATGTTTTAGTATTACTTGTTCAATCAAcatacattgatattatattatatacaatttatgaaaaacaaaatatttaccgTCTTTTATGGTTTGAAGTACGCCCAGCGTCATATTACTGTTAAAACCGTGTAAGATGAACTTATTTGCGAGGGTCTTGACGTAGTATGACTCGGTAATATTTTCGATGTTGACCAATTGAGGATCATATCGGTTCTCTCTACCATAAAAAAAGCATTGATTATCcgataaaacttaaataactttatgcctatatattatcataataatttgatgCGAGTTacgtaaaaattaaacttattttttagcaTATATGCACACATAATTAACTTataactattgaaaaataattattacactataatataatataaaataattgtaggaAGTAGgcacatattatcataattttaa includes:
- the LOC132917588 gene encoding pancreatic lipase-related protein 2-like isoform X2 → MMVLTTYSTVTAFLVWTLGFLSTQCAAAENHQRVGKCTFIVHPVCPDPSINFYLYTRENRYDPQLVNIENITESYYVKTLANKFILHGFNSNMTLGVLQTIKDEYLMQSDINVWMIDYRDVSAGPRECYFAAVYNLPAVGKCTALFVRKIIELSEVEAPEEAMHVIGFSLGGQLASQLAKYLKPIKLPRITGLDPALPLFYSTHLNSRLNRNDAEFVDVIHTNAMIQGQLAPCGDVDFYVNGGLAQPGCHNSSNPINCDHHMAPTYFAESIRSVSGFWSWPCPSVFDYFSGKCPRRGDYELMGECVNHSARGQYALHTNSEPPYAQGDWTR
- the LOC132917588 gene encoding pancreatic lipase-related protein 2-like isoform X1, with translation MVTIQCSFDYNNIVGWITWMLIQYIATYSTVTAFLVWTLGFLSTQCAAAENHQRVGKCTFIVHPVCPDPSINFYLYTRENRYDPQLVNIENITESYYVKTLANKFILHGFNSNMTLGVLQTIKDEYLMQSDINVWMIDYRDVSAGPRECYFAAVYNLPAVGKCTALFVRKIIELSEVEAPEEAMHVIGFSLGGQLASQLAKYLKPIKLPRITGLDPALPLFYSTHLNSRLNRNDAEFVDVIHTNAMIQGQLAPCGDVDFYVNGGLAQPGCHNSSNPINCDHHMAPTYFAESIRSVSGFWSWPCPSVFDYFSGKCPRRGDYELMGECVNHSARGQYALHTNSEPPYAQGDWTR